DNA from Brassica napus cultivar Da-Ae chromosome C4, Da-Ae, whole genome shotgun sequence:
GAAGAACATGCCTGCACTACGCAGCTTACTATGGACATGCTGATTGTGTTCAAGCCATTCTTTCTGCTGCTCGCTCAACTCCCGTTGCTCTTCATTGGtgacactctctctctcttttacaTGATCATTAGTTATGCATTTTAGCTgaaagtttattttatactttgGAGTTTACTTTTCTCAGGGGATATGCGAGATTTGTAAATCTGAGAGATGACAAAGGAGCAACACCGTTGCATCTAGCTGCACGTCAGAGAAGTCCTGATTGTGTGAATGCCTTGTTGGACAGTGGCTCTCTTGTTTGTGCTTCTACTAGCCTATACGGGTGATGAAGCTGTTTCTGTTGAAATTAACATTTGTCAATCTTTTGGGACTGAATAATCTCCTTGAAACAGGTCTCCAGGAAGCACAGCTCTTCATTTAGCAGCAAGAAGCGGATCTATCGACTGCGTCAGAAAATTACTAGCTTGGGGTGCTGATCGTCTACAGAGAGACGGTTCTGGGTATTTTTAAACATTCTCTATCGCCACTTTCCAAACTTGTATTGAAAATCTCAGTGAATCTTGAAATCTTTTTCCTTCAGGAGGATACCTTATGTGGTTGCCATGAAATACAAGCACGGAGCATGTGGAGCGTTGCTTAACCCTTCTTCTGCAGAGCCTCTTGTCTGGCCATCGCCGTTAAAGTTCATCGGCGAGCTTAACGAGGAGGCGAAACTGCTCTTAGAGCAGGCTCTGATGGATGCTAACATGGAAAGAGAAAAAGCCATCCTTAATGGAACTGATTACTCCTTaccatcaccaccaccatctTTCTCCGACACTGCCTCAGATGATGATAACATGTCTGAGGTAATGTTACACATAAAGCTTACACTGTTTGTTAAATCCTATATTAATGCGTTGTAAAATGTGTTTTCAGATGAGTGATTCAGAACTGTGCTGCATTTGCTTTGAGCAAGTGTGCACGATAGAAGTCAAAGACTGTGGTCACCAAATGTGTGCACAATGCACACTTGCACTTTGCTGTCACAACAAACCGAACCCAACGACCTCAACTGTGACTCCACCGGTCTGCCCGTTCTGTAGAAGTGTCATCGCACGGTTAGTAGTCGCTCAGAACAACAACAAGGACGATAGGAGCAATAGCCAAGATGAAGTTGGTGATGTAAGCTCCTCAAAACTAAGGAAGCATAGAAAATCGATAAACCTTGGAGAAGAAGGCAGCAGCTTCATGGGACTATCAAGCATTGGATCGTTCGGAAAGGTTACCGGCCGTGGCTCTGGAAGGATCACAGCCGACAATGAGCTGATGAATAAACCGATCTCCTGAGGATTGATTTCACTTTAAAGACGAGACATTTTGGGTGAAATTGTGAGAATGTATAGATGAATTTATGTAATATGATCTTttgtggtggtggaggagaggGAGGTTAAAATAAGGAAAGAAGAAGTGAGTTTGTGTAATGCAGTCAATGATTTGTTGTTTCTCTGATAAGTTTTGCAGAAACATTTGGTTCGATGTTAttactgttttgtttttttttttttttttctttaattgggAGTATCCCAGGCCCTTAGGGCCCAGACTAATCCCTAAGGGGAGGTGCAGCCCACGGATAGAATCTCTctccgggtattcaaatgggtCCGAAAGTATGAGCTCATATCCATGTGGGTGACAAGATGGGCACTTCGCCACCGCCTGGCGTCGAACTCGTGAGCATGATAATTGGTCCCAAGGTGCTTCGCCAAGGGGCTACCTCATCCCGTTAATATTTGTTTACTTGATAATGAAGCTGAAGCTCATAatcttcttcttgtctttgTCTCACTTGTTTTTGCTGATAAATTAATGGAAAAAACTGTATTAAATTCATAAAATGGCAGAAATGTTTTTACTCTGCCTTCATCTCTTTATTTTTCGcctatttttatattcttaaaaatGGACAGTTGAGGTGGGAACAAATGCTATAGGAATGGCTGCAAAGTTGCCAGTGGAAAAAGagatgaaggagagagagagtcatGAAAAGACGAAGAAAGAGTCTCTTGGTGGTGTGTTTTGGGGATCGTTGTCCCCACATGATCCAATCACTTTGTTTATTAATGCCCTACTTTTAGAagaatatttatttgatttacaAAATTATGAGTGTTATAAAAATCCGTCAAGACGGCTAATAATCAGAAAATTGGATATGAGCAAAaccgattaaaaaaaaacagtctagataataaaaaaatcggTATAAGTGTACGCCTAAACGGTAATATTCTTTAAGACGTTTAACCATCGCCTAACGACTTTTAGAACattgtatatatgtattttttttctttttgttaagtTTATAGGGAAAACAATTATggattgtgtttttatttttcattaaaaaaaatcttttctttttatttctttcacgTTTTCCCTCTTCAAATTCAACCTACACTTTCGGTTCAAATAAGTTTTAGatataaaagaaaactaaaaggCAAATATTCAACCTCCATTTTCTTTGTTTGTCTGATTTTATAGTCATAAAAAATCCAACATTCATTCTCGAACCAGTACCATCTGTTTTACTTTTTACTGGTTCTCTATCATCATTCTGATTTTCTTTAGttacttttagaatttttttttgggtcaaatatAACTTTTAGAATTTAATTCGATGGCTTAAACTATAAAAACAGAAATCGAAAATCATAATACTGAAGTCAGAAGAGTCTGACATAAACATGTTATTGACTGCTTCACGTAGGCCCCGGGACTGTTTCATGTGACTCCTTCCTATTGTATTTCatgcatttttttaattatcatttCTGTTTTATGGCATTATAGACGATCAGAATTATTCGAACTCAAATCATGAcgtatattaaaagaaaaatgtttgATATTAATGTATTCACGATATACGATATGTTCGTTACGACGGTTTCGCATTTGAGAATGAATAGGTCGACGTATCATGTTTAGATAGGTTATCAATCAGACTCCACCTAAATGtgttcacatattattttacttttttaatataaaattcacaTGCGAAATTCCACGGATTATACAAAAGTTCTACATAGaaagataattaataaaaaattcactAATGTATAAacctatttatttttacttaatttttttttttttttcatgtgttattttaaacaaaaatatatttttttgttaattaaaaatatctttaaatatttatcaatcacctttatatatttttacatacatatatatgtgcacATTAACGTGGACACCtaaactacaagaaaacaacggtattctgacggacattccgacggaaaataaaatcctcggaatataccgaggaatttccgaggaaattccgaggaaacacaaaattggggttcctcggaatttcctcggaatataccgacggaattccgaggaaacctcagtccgtcggaatatttcgaggaaattccgaggaacaatgtgttcctcggaaaaaatcGATGAATttcgaggaaatattatagccgttggagagccgttgggggattttacaaaattccgacgaactagccttttccgtcggaattccgtcggaatttcctcggtatgtcggcaggatttaatctatatatacaagcactcctcttcctcttcattcactccatatcttcattctccctcttactctatttacacacgaatttgattcataaaaaatatgtcttcttcaaattattttcgttcttggatcgatcgacctcatttggatccgaacacgagattgcttacggaagaataccaacgaggtataaccgaattcatggggttagttcaccgacaaccggaagcaaaaacaggtaagttaagatgtccttgctctaattgtaaaaatataaaggttattaaagagtgggatgtttggactcatctatatttgagtgggtttacacgaagttacaaaatttggtatcatcatggggaaactgattatgaacatggtagtactagcgaacctcagccagcggttagattagaagaaccaattagaacggatgtagattatggtgtaggtactgagcagatggtaaatgatcattttagaggggaagatttacccaatgcagaagctaggagattttatgatatgttggatgctggaaagcaaccattgtacgaaggttgcagagatggtcattcagctttatcatctgctacaagattgatgggcattaaaacagattataatttggctgaagactgtgtggatgcgattgctgattttgtaaaaggtattctacccgaggataatgtagctcctggttcatactacgaggttcagaaactcgtagctggtcttggtttatcgtatcaggtaatagatgtatgcagcgacaactgcatgatttattggagggcggatgaacagcgggttacatgcaaattttgtggaaagcctcgttataaagatacgagtggaagagttccagtgccatataaaaggatgtggtatttacctttgacggaaaggttgcagaggttgtatctgtctgaacgcacagcgcaaccaatgagatggcatgcggagcactcaacagatggtgagatcagacatccttcagatgcaaaagcgtggaagcatttccaatcaaagtatcccgactttgcgtatgagagaagaaatgtctaccttggattatgtactgatggtttagtccgtttggcaagagtggaagacagtattctctatggcccgtcattcttacaccatacaacctccccccaaacttgtgcttgcgacgagagtttttgtttctctcgattctcgttcccggaccagagcatcctaagagatcacttgatgtgtttcttcagccactaatatatgagttgcaacaactatgggctcaaggtgctgaaacatacgatgtttcgtgtaaagaaaactttcaaatgcgggcagtactaatgtggacaataagtgattttccagcatatggtatgttgtctggatggacaacgcatggaaggctatcatgtccatattgtcaagataacactgatgctttccaactaaaacacggaaggaaaacgtgttggtttgactatCACAgaagattcctaccacctgatcatccatatcgtaggagtatgaatttgtttacgaagaacaagagggtgtttgacagtccagctaagagattttggtgcagaaaggacgccagaagtcggtggacatgagcgttttccggtagatgctgttggagaactacataactggcacaaaaaaaatattttctgggatctgccatactgggaggatcatctgctaaggcataatttagatgtcatgcatat
Protein-coding regions in this window:
- the LOC106381101 gene encoding putative E3 ubiquitin-protein ligase XBAT31, yielding MGQSMSCGARPEHEIFASVQRGDIVTVRRAITADPSVVRQTTAYDRHSLLHVAAASGHIEILSLLLERSLNPDMLNRHNQTPLMLAAMHGRISCIKKLAQVGANVLMFDSVNRRTCLHYAAYYGHADCVQAILSAARSTPVALHWGYARFVNLRDDKGATPLHLAARQRSPDCVNALLDSGSLVCASTSLYGSPGSTALHLAARSGSIDCVRKLLAWGADRLQRDGSGRIPYVVAMKYKHGACGALLNPSSAEPLVWPSPLKFIGELNEEAKLLLEQALMDANMEREKAILNGTDYSLPSPPPSFSDTASDDDNMSEMSDSELCCICFEQVCTIEVKDCGHQMCAQCTLALCCHNKPNPTTSTVTPPVCPFCRSVIARLVVAQNNNKDDRSNSQDEVGDVSSSKLRKHRKSINLGEEGSSFMGLSSIGSFGKVTGRGSGRITADNELMNKPIS